TTGGCCTGGGCAAAGATCGTGAGGCTCTTGTGGGACTCGTAAAGACCGCTTAAAACTCTCTTCGTTCTTGATTCATGAACGTGGGGGGTCCCGTGCGTCCGGCACGTCCGCTTGGCGTCGCTGCCGCCTTCGGGCTGGCCGCAGTCCTGACCGTCCTGTGCGTGGGCGGATGCTCGGCCGACCCCAAGGGGGCGGCCCCTTCGCCGACGAGCTCGGAGTCCCCGACGGCGGATGCCCTCAAGGCCCAGCCCTCGGTGTCCCCCTCGCCGAGCGCATCCCCCTCCGCGTCTGCCACGCCTTCGCCCTCCCCCACGTCCGCCCCGACGCGGCGGACCCGGACTTCCTCGTCTCAGGTGGGTGGGTCCGGCGGATCAACCGGTACCGGCGGTTCCGGTACGACGGGCGGCGGTTCGGGTGGCGGGTCCGGTACCGTCCCTCAGAACCCCAACCGCGGCCCGACCCCTCCGCCCGCACCGCCCCGGCCGTCCCCCACGCCGGAGTGGAGTTCGGGTGCCTGGCAGCCCGGCGATCCCGTGGAGACGACCGCCCCAGTGATGACGCCCGGGCAGGGGTGACCTGCGAGGGGGACGTTTCGGCGCTCTCGAAAGGGTGAACGTACTCCGGGTTTTCGGATGGGCCGGTCGGTGATCGATCTACCTTGCGCACAGGGTCACATCAGCTCACGAGGGCATGCACCGGATCTTTCTGGAGCGGCCCGAGATTCTGGGGTCCGTGTTCGATGTGCTGGGTGTCCCGTTGTCCGCGAAGGCGACCGTGGATGCCGTCACGACGGACGTGACGGAGGCCCGGCCGCTGGAGCGGCGTGTGGACACCGTGTTGCGCATCGGCCCGTCCGACGGTGAGGACTTTCTGCTCGCCATCGAGTCGCAGTCGGGCAAGGTCGCGGGCAAGGAGGCGAGTTGGGCGTACTACGTCGCCTACCTCCAGGCGAAGTTCCGTCTGCCTGTGTTGCTGCTCGTGGTATGTCAGGACCGGCCCACGGCCAAGTGGGCCGCCGGTCCCTTCGACTGCGGCACGCGCGGCTGGACGGCCTTGCGGGTGTATCCGCTGGTCGCGGGGCCCGACAACCTGCCGGTGATCACGGATGCCAGGACCGCGGCGAAGAACCTCGCTCTGGCCGTGCTCTCCGCCCTGGCACACGCCCGCAACCCCGACTGCGACGCCATACTGGAGGCGATCAGCAGCGCCCTTCAAGAACTCCGGGAGACCGATCCCGACACCGCCGAGTACTTCTTCGACTTCCTGGAAGTCACCCTGGGCAAGACCCCAGCCGGAGAGAAATGGAATCGGATCATGTCGTTCGTCAGCTACTTCCCCGGCCGTGGGACCGTTCGTGAGACGGCCTATCTGGAAGGAAGGACGGAAGGTGAGGCCAAGGGGATCCTCTCCGTGCTGGAGGTGCGCGGCATCCCCGTGACCGACAGTGTGCGCGAGCGCATCACCAGCTGCACCGATCTCGACCGCATGGACGCCTGGCTGGAGCGTTCCCGCACCGTCGAGCGTGCCGAGGACCTGTTCACCGAGGATGGAAATGCCGACACTGCGAGCTCGTGACCGGCGCCGGGCGGATCGTAAAGTGCCCGGATGAGCATCATCGGGGTCGGTATCGACGTCGCCGAGATCGAGCGGTTCGCGGCGTCGCTGGAGCGTACGCCGGGGATGGCCCGGCGGCTGTTCCTGGACAGTGAGTTGACGCTGCCCAGCGGGGAGCGGCGGGGGGTCGCCTCGCTCGCCGCCCGGTTCGCCGCGAAGGAGGCCCTGGCCAAGGCGCTCGGGGCTCCGGCCGGGCTGCACTGGACCGATGCCGAGGTGTACGTCGAGGACAGCGGGCAGCCCCGGCTGCGGGTCACCGGGACCGTCGCCGCGCGGGCCGCCGAGCTCGGGGTCCGCTCGTGGCATGTGTCGCTCAGCCATGACGCCGGGATCGCGTCGGCCGTGGTGATCGCGGAGGGCTGACCACCGACGCCGCCGTCCCGGCTTTCGGGCGGCATGGACCTGGGAGCCGTACTGCTGAGGCCGACTGCCGCCGCAGCCGGAGGCAGCTTGTGCAGACCCAGTCGCTCTCCTCCTTCGAGGTGATCGTGTTGTCAGTCCCCTCTGTCATCATCCCGCCATGTTGTACGACGCCTTGGTGGCCGAATCCCG
This portion of the Streptomyces canus genome encodes:
- a CDS encoding holo-ACP synthase, producing the protein MSIIGVGIDVAEIERFAASLERTPGMARRLFLDSELTLPSGERRGVASLAARFAAKEALAKALGAPAGLHWTDAEVYVEDSGQPRLRVTGTVAARAAELGVRSWHVSLSHDAGIASAVVIAEG